From the Primulina tabacum isolate GXHZ01 chromosome 15, ASM2559414v2, whole genome shotgun sequence genome, one window contains:
- the LOC142526286 gene encoding protein SRC2 homolog: protein MEYRPLNITVISAEGLKDVNMFSKMDVYTVVSIEGYPQSKKKTFVDKDCGTHPKWNHRMEFIVDEPYLTKPGLSLLFQIKAEGTIGSDKEVGSVTIPIDDLYRSNSSGDKVAEYQVRTSSGKRKGSLKISYSFGEKFTQQPEAKTHTEEPMMAYPAGHQPYGAGTSSPAQPHPGMRYSPQYPPAAGYPGYPPQGAYGYQAPPPGYGGYPAGYGAYPPGQKPNKNKMGMGGMGMGLGAGLLGGLLVGEMVSDIGDSGDYADGYSDAMGDMGDF from the coding sequence ATGGAGTATCGGCCATTGAACATCACCGTGATATCGGCTGAAGGCCTGAAGGATGTGAATATGTTTTCCAAGATGGACGTTTACACGGTGGTGTCCATCGAAGGGTACCCGCAATCCAAGAAGAAAACGTTCGTGGACAAGGATTGCGGAACCCACCCCAAGTGGAATCACCGCATGGAGTTCATCGTCGACGAGCCGTACCTCACGAAGCCGGGTCTTTCTCTCCTCTTTCAGATCAAGGCGGAGGGAACAATCGGCAGCGATAAAGAGGTTGGTTCTGTTACAATCCCTATCGATGATCTGTACAGGAGCAATTCATCTGGAGACAAAGTTGCTGAGTACCAGGTGCGCACTTCCTCCGGAAAGCGCAAAGGCTCGCTGAAGATCTCCTACAGTTTCGGGGAAAAATTCACGCAGCAACCGGAGGCGAAGACACACACGGAGGAACCCATGATGGCGTATCCGGCGGGGCACCAGCCGTATGGTGCTGGCACCAGCTCCCCGGCGCAGCCTCATCCAGGAATGAGGTATTCTCCGCAGTACCCTCCTGCCGCCGGCTATCCTGGGTACCCGCCTCAGGGTGCGTATGGATATCAGGCTCCGCCGCCGGGGTATGGGGGTTACCCTGCGGGATACGGTGCGTATCCGCCGGGACAGAAGCCGAATAAAAATAAGATGGGGATGGGGGGAATGGGGATGGGATTGGGTGCCGGATTGCTTGGAGGATTGCTCGTCGGAGAAATGGTGTCGGATATTGGCGATTCAGGGGATTACGCTGATGGGTACAGCGACGCCATGGGTGATATGGGCGACTTCTAA
- the LOC142526285 gene encoding protein AUXIN RESPONSE 4, giving the protein MAIITEEPDSPKPLLRKSKQKLEPQPEPPSRHTPPKSVASSRNPFQFWLYLTLFTSLITLVCVLLSSLSSKDPKTWFLNLPPHLRIHYSSGRSIKVQTAPNHPQVEIFSIQQGPTSSDSHVLIVHGVGCSSFAFRGVVKFLGLRNVHAMALDLPGSGFSDKSYVVVEENVGGNGFFGRMWEVYSDIKERGLFWGFDQLVEQGYVNFEENEIRVSKKESIKSIEFGSEEMGRVLGQVVDSIGLAPVDLVLHDSAFGLSANWIAENRGLIRSVVVLDGVPSGTTWPLWTLEMPVVRQVVLGFRFVFERVVAVCCIKSVGSPEVEAHRILLKGIDGGRAVVGMGKKLNSTFDMSEWSSLDGVKGLPIRVIWSRGWSDSWTTEGRHITDAIPQATLVTHSGGRWTQEQYAQEVAEHIFEFVSSLPKLTKQRMEEPIPEHIHAQKTVHEAESTDHHNGHGGCTDNVYGLHHGWGM; this is encoded by the exons ATGGCGATCATAACCGAAGAACCCGACTCTCCGAAGCCTCTGCTTAGGAAGTCTAAGCAGAAGCTTGAGCCTCAGCCAGAGCCACCGTCGAGACACACTCCTCCCAAATCCGTCGCCTCTTCAAGGAACCCATTTCAGTTCTGGTTATATCTCACACTTTTCACTTCCCTCATTACTCTAGTCTGCGTCCTTCTCTCTTCTCTATCCTCCAAAGATCCCAAGACCTGGTTCCTCAATCTTCCCCCCCATCTTCGTATCCACTATTCCAGTGGTCGCAGCATCAAGGTACAAACAGCTCCTAATCACCCCCAAGTTGAAATCTTTTCCATTCAGCAGGGACCCACTAGCTCGGATAGCCATGTTTTGATTGTACATGGCGTAGGCTGCAGCTCTTTTGCCTTTCGTGGAGTTGTTAAGTTTTTAGGTCTTAGAAATGTCCACGCCATGGCTCTTGATCTTCCAGGCTCAGGGTTCTCGGATAAATCTTATGTTGTGGTTGAAGAGAATGTGGGCGGGAATGGCTTTTTCGGTAGAATGTGGGAGGTTTATTCGGATATAAAGGAGAGGGGCCTGTTTTGGGGATTTGATCAGCTTGTTGAACAAGGGTATGTGAACTTTGAGGAGAATGAGATTCGTGTTTCGAAGAAAGAGAGCATCAAGTCTATTGAATTCGGTAGTGAAGAAATGGGCAGGGTGTTAGGCCAGGTGGTGGATTCGATTGGATTGGCCCCTGTGGACTTGGTCCTGCATGACTCTGCATTTGGGTTGAGTGCCAATTGGATTGCGGAAAATCGAGGATTAATTAGAAGTGTTGTGGTCCTTGATGGTGTCCCAAGTGGAACAACGTGGCCACTCTGGACTTTGGAAATGCCTGTGGTGAGGCAAGTAGTGTTGGGTTTTAGGTTTGTGTTTGAGAGAGTTGTTGCAGTGTGTTGTATAAAGTCGGTTGGCTCACCCGAGGTTGAGGCACATAGGATTCTATTGAAGGGGATAGACGGGGGAAGAGCAGTTGTTGGTATGGGGAAGAAGCTGAATTCTACCTTTGATATGTCTGAATGGAGCAGCCTCGATGGAGTTAAAGGTCTGCCCATTCGAGTGATTTGGTCTCGTGGGTGGTCTGACTCATGGACAACTGAGGGACGCCATATCACTGATGCCATCCCTCAGGCTACTCTTGTCACACATTCTGGAGGACGATGGACCCAG GAACAATACGCCCAAGAGGTAGCTGAACATATTTTCGAGTTTGTTTCCTCCCTACCAAAGCTGACAAAACAACGCATGGAAGAGCCAATACCCGAACACATACACGCACAAAAGACGGTTCACGAAGCTGAAAGCACTGATCACCACAATGGCCACGGTGGATGTACGGATAATGTGTATGGTCTTCATCATGGATGGGGCATGTGA